GATGCTGGAATAGCAACTTATAAAAGAAGTAAGGATCCTGAAACACAGTGGTACACCTACAGCTGGAGATTTGAGCAGGAAAAGGTATCGGATATTATAAGCAAGAAATATGAAAAGTTTTCCAGAGAAATTGAAGAATCTTTGGAGTATGAAGAAGAAAATATGTTCTTTTTATGTCGAACAAACGGCCACAGATATAAATTTGATGAGGCATCTGAAAATAACTTCCAATGTCCAAAATGTGGCGGATCGCTTGAATATCAGGATAATTCTACTATAATAGTGGAATTAAAGCAGATGATGGAGAGAATTACCTGAATTCTCTAAATATTATTTTTTTTAATTAATTTAAGAATTAAATTAGATATTTTATGAGGGAAACTTTTGAGTTCAAATCCATTAAAAACATTAACAGATTTAAATTGCCCTCCTAATATAATAGAACATTCTAAGGCAGTATCTAGAAAAGCCCTAAGAATTGGTTCTAATTTTATGGATAATAATGGTTCTTATGTAGATCTTAAACTGGTTGAAACCGGTGCAATGCTTCATGATATTGGTAGAATTAAAACACACTCAATTAAACATGCAGTTGTTGGTGCAGAAATATTAAGAAACCTTAATTTTCCAGAGGAGATTGTAAACATCACCCTCAAACATATAGGTGCAGGAATACCTTCAGATGAGGCAGAAATACTTGAACTTCCGCCCGGAGATTATATGCCCTGCACTTTGGAGGAGAAAATAGTTGCTCATGCAGATAATTTGATGAACGGAACGATTGAGGTAAATATTGATTTTGTTTCAAAAAAATGGGAAAAAAAGTTTGGAAAGAATCACCCCTCAATTTACAGACTTAAAAAACTAGATAAAGAACTTATAAAGTAAATTTAGATTAATTTATTTAACAATAATTAGTTTTAGACTATTCTTATATTTCTCTTTATCAACCAATCATTCTAATATTTAAACTAATTTTAACAGATAACATCTACAATAAATACTGGACATATACAATATTCCATAACAATATATTATGTAAAATGATCTTTCTGAAATTCATATCCATATTTGTAATTTAATAAATCCTAGTAATGGAGAATTATGCTTGAAACCTGAAAATCAAAATAAAAATATCATAGTATTCACAGGCCCTTCTTTGCAACCAACAGAGGCTAAAGAATTTCTTGAAGCAGATTATAGGCCTCCAGTTGCAAGAGATGATGTAATAAAAGCTTTGAGGGATAATCCGGATATAATTGTTATTATAGATGGTGTTTTCCATAAAGCACCAGCAGTCTCCCATAAAGAGATAATGGAAGCAATTAAAAAGGGAGTTATTGTGGTTGGAGGTGCCAGTATGGGTGCTTTAAGGGCGTCTGAGCTAGATGATTTTGGAATGGTTGGTGTAGGTAGGGTTTATCATGATTACCGGAAGGGAATTATCGAATCTGATGATGATGTAGCTGTGGTGATCAACCCTGAAACATTTGAACAACTCTCTGAAGCATTTATAAGTATGAACTACACATTTAAAGCAGCTATGGCCAAAGGAATAATCAATAAATCAGATTTTGAAACTTTGATAAAAACTGCAAAATCAATTTACTATCCCAAAAGAAATTATAATAAAGTTTTAAAAGAAGTAAATATTGAAGAAAAAAGAAAAAAACTTCTACAAAAATTTTTAAAGGATAATACTATAGATGTTAAAAAGGAAGATGCTATTGCTGTTCTAAAATATGTAAAAAAACTCTAATAACAAGGTTAGAATTAAATGAATCAGAAATTTATTAAATATTAAAAACATTATTATTTTTATTATTGAAAAGGATGATATCCAATGGAAGTTGAAGTGAAACTCGAAAAACTTAAGGATTATCTGAAGGACAGGAAGTTGCTTATTGCATTTTCAGGAGGAGCAGACAGCTCATTGATTGCATTTATAGCACATAAGATGTCCAAGGAATCAATAGCTGTAACTATAGATAATGG
This sequence is a window from Methanobacterium sp. SMA-27. Protein-coding genes within it:
- a CDS encoding TfuA-related McrA-glycine thioamidation protein; the protein is MKPENQNKNIIVFTGPSLQPTEAKEFLEADYRPPVARDDVIKALRDNPDIIVIIDGVFHKAPAVSHKEIMEAIKKGVIVVGGASMGALRASELDDFGMVGVGRVYHDYRKGIIESDDDVAVVINPETFEQLSEAFISMNYTFKAAMAKGIINKSDFETLIKTAKSIYYPKRNYNKVLKEVNIEEKRKKLLQKFLKDNTIDVKKEDAIAVLKYVKKL
- the tfe gene encoding transcription factor E codes for the protein MSYKGGAEMLSDPTVQEILMDITNDEKSSVSIIECMLKGKTTDEEIAEETEIRLNIVRRVLYKLYDAGIATYKRSKDPETQWYTYSWRFEQEKVSDIISKKYEKFSREIEESLEYEEENMFFLCRTNGHRYKFDEASENNFQCPKCGGSLEYQDNSTIIVELKQMMERIT
- a CDS encoding TIGR00295 family protein; this encodes MSSNPLKTLTDLNCPPNIIEHSKAVSRKALRIGSNFMDNNGSYVDLKLVETGAMLHDIGRIKTHSIKHAVVGAEILRNLNFPEEIVNITLKHIGAGIPSDEAEILELPPGDYMPCTLEEKIVAHADNLMNGTIEVNIDFVSKKWEKKFGKNHPSIYRLKKLDKELIK